A window from Argopecten irradians isolate NY chromosome 3, Ai_NY, whole genome shotgun sequence encodes these proteins:
- the LOC138320158 gene encoding jerky protein homolog-like, with product MMGKARKISEKRPQRLRGGYPLSPGRGTRVRKALFEVQQKKLSLRDASKQYGFSFGFLQRRLSGEVEVDKRKGPRPVFNKEEEVAMATWLREMAERGMGLKPQEFLDFVQGVVRKEGKPNNFKDGRPGHDWYYAFMARNAEVVEPRKETPLEMCRAKVNKTKLDTWFVNFRQFLSNHDLLDKPKRIWNADETGFSMGSVPGRVIGPLKSNGHKVPHVSGGHSKQRHTVMFCGNASGDIIPPYFVYPEPKPKGYNPMTGGIDGSKVSYTKKGWMDTATFKTFLSHFDEHAGTDRPVVLLVDGVSSHVDLSVFQDARGRGIELYRLVANATHLMQPLDKGVFGPLKTRWHQVVRKHTRENPGCPIGKQTFAEKLKEAFLLFYKPLTVINSFRSSGIYPVDSTVISCQVVKPSLTFSTTEDIPLPEHNDEQADKTTEVTNPAMDALDTLKSVLDTPTKDRYQCRIDEGWDISGLSPCFDAYRKLHFKVKSVSTASPIPMCETPGLDL from the exons ATGATGGGAAAGGCTAGGAAAATATCAGAAAAGCGTCCCCAGCGACTACGAGGCGGATATCCCTTGTCCCCTGGAAGAGGCACCAGAGTCAGGAAGGCCTTATTTGAGGTACAGCAAAAAAAGTTATCATTGCGGGATGCTTCTAAGCAGTATGGTTTTTCTTTTGGTTTTCTCCAACGAAGGCTTTCGGGCGAAGTTGAAGTGGACAAGAGGAAAGGTCCTAGGCCTGTATTTAACAAGGAAGAGGAGGTAGCTATGGCTACATGGTTGAGGGAGATGGCAGAGCGAGGGATGGGTTTGAAACCTCAGGAGTTTTTGGACTTCGTGCAAGGAGTTGTTAGGAAAGAGGGAAAACCAAATAATTTCAAGGATGGTAGGCCTGGCCATGATTGGTATTATGCCTTCATGGCCAGGAATGCCGAAGTGGTAGAGCCCAGGAAAGAGACACCTCTCGAAATGTGCCGGGCTAAAGTTAACAAGACCAAATTGGATACCTGGTTTGTTAACTTTAGACAATTTCTATCAAACCACGACCTCTTAGACAAACCAAAGAGAATATGGAATGCTGATGAGACGGGGTTCAGCATGGGAAGTGTGCCTGGCAGAGTGATTGGTCCACTGAAGAGCAACGGTCATAAGGTCCCCCACGTATCTGGAGGACACAGTAAACAGCGGCATACGGTGATGTTTTGCGGGAATGCCAGCGGTGATATCATTCCTCCTTATTTTGTGTATCCTGAGCCAAAACCCAAGGGTTACAATCCAATGACCGGAGGAATTGATGGGAGCAAAGTTTCTTATACTAAAAAAGGATGGATGGACACTGCCACGTTTAAGACTTTTCTTTCTCATTTTGATGAACATGCCGGTACGGACAGGCCAGTCGTTCTTCTGGTTGACGGAGTCAGCAGTCATGTTGACCTATCTGTGTTCCAGGACGCTCGAGGCCGTGGCATAGAACTGTATAGACTGGTTGCCAACGCCACCCATCTGATGCAGCCTTTAGATAAAGGAGTGTTTGGTCCTCTGAAAACCAGATGGCATCAAGTTGTCCGTAAGCACACCAGAGAGAACCCGGGATGTCCAATTGGCAAGCAAACGTTTGCAGAGAAACTGAAGGAGGCCTTTCTTCTATTTTACAAGCCATTGACGGTCATCAACAGCTTCAGATCATCAG GTATATATCCAGTAGACAGTACCGTCATATCTTGCCAGGTTGTGAAACCTAGTTTGACATTTTCCACCACTGAAGACATACCACTACCAGAACACAATGATGAACAAGCTGATAAGACGACTGAAGTTACCAACCCTGCCATGGACGCATTGGATACACTGAAGAGTGTTCTCGACACTCCTACAAAGGACAGATACCAATGTAGGATAGATGAAGGCTGGGACATCTCTGGACTTTCGCCCTGTTTTGATGCATACAGAAAACTGCATTTCAAAGTAAAGTCTGTATCAACAGCCTCTCCTATTCCTATGTGCGAGACACCAGGTCTGGATTTGTAG